Proteins encoded by one window of Lactobacillus paragasseri:
- a CDS encoding YibE/F family protein, with protein sequence MKKNQKVWLSLTTLIVGIVFTVITYFSTTFASKPIAVITDNHIQDTLINKTKDNYENKDEVRQQILHLKIISGKYRGKRFVVTNTYSPSQAVSQKYRPHQRVIVSFIKEKPKLVEPKRDWVVVLSMFLTISLIILITGKQASLLLISMILNSIIFYFVIKNDIKENGTKIFLVYGIAAILFTFISLIIVQGFNQKMLVTLVATLLGVFVSFGIFYLVMRLTHERGIDYEAVDYATQDPRALFLSQTILGVLGAVMDEATDIVSSLYALAKHKVDLTFKELFLSGRTLGQEIMGPLINVLVLIFMAEALPMTILYLRDNNTLVYTFKYTLSLGVIQSLSSAIGIVLTVIFATLASSVFLKNKKIEEAAK encoded by the coding sequence GTGAAAAAGAATCAAAAAGTTTGGCTTAGTTTAACGACTTTAATTGTTGGCATAGTTTTTACGGTGATTACGTATTTTTCTACAACTTTTGCTAGCAAGCCAATTGCTGTAATTACCGATAATCACATTCAAGACACGCTAATTAATAAAACCAAAGACAATTATGAAAATAAAGATGAAGTTAGGCAACAAATATTGCATTTAAAAATCATCTCAGGAAAATACCGAGGTAAGAGATTCGTTGTTACCAATACCTACTCTCCTTCACAGGCTGTTTCACAAAAATATCGTCCTCATCAACGTGTGATTGTATCTTTTATTAAAGAAAAGCCAAAATTAGTTGAACCTAAACGTGATTGGGTAGTTGTCTTGAGCATGTTTTTAACTATTAGTCTGATCATTTTAATCACCGGAAAACAAGCTAGTTTATTGTTAATTTCAATGATTTTGAATAGTATTATTTTTTATTTTGTGATTAAGAATGATATTAAAGAAAATGGAACCAAAATTTTCTTAGTTTATGGTATTGCAGCTATTTTGTTTACTTTTATTTCCCTGATAATTGTACAAGGATTTAATCAAAAGATGCTTGTTACACTAGTTGCTACGCTTCTAGGTGTTTTTGTGTCATTTGGAATTTTTTATTTAGTTATGAGATTGACACATGAACGCGGGATTGACTATGAAGCAGTTGATTATGCAACGCAAGATCCACGAGCGCTATTTTTATCTCAGACCATTTTAGGAGTTCTTGGGGCAGTAATGGATGAAGCAACTGATATTGTTTCGAGTCTTTATGCGTTAGCTAAACATAAGGTTGACTTAACCTTTAAGGAGTTATTTCTTAGTGGCCGTACATTAGGACAAGAAATTATGGGACCATTAATAAATGTATTAGTACTGATTTTTATGGCCGAAGCACTGCCAATGACAATTTTGTATCTAAGAGATAATAATACTTTAGTTTATACTTTTAAATATACTCTTTCTTTAGGTGTAATTCAGAGCTTAAGTTCAGCAATAGGCATAGTTTTAACTGTGATTTTTGCCACTCTTGCTAGTTCTGTCTTTTTAAAAAATAAAAAAATAGAGGAGGCAGCGAAATGA